One segment of Toxoplasma gondii ME49 chromosome VI, whole genome shotgun sequence DNA contains the following:
- a CDS encoding EF hand domain-containing protein (encoded by transcript TGME49_239430~Predicted trans-membrane domain (TMHMM2.0):81-104:116-139:213-236:248-271) codes for MEKVNLLFLEVDQYFFVEIQHFRYERVDFMELQKKVENGSVSTAHLNFWFLRYKFVNPSNPLFAHPNAGFSFGEYLSERLTALVVQLVEVSPSTWIVIMALALLVRPVLEFGPRDTVKFFLGLAGVLAFCTALLYLYVSRLLSKLWPGSAAVANHIQNVTKPGYHGGPGEVPIEAFDPVVKNNAFCALIQGTKAINCQENLFLLGARGPKVMQTVIQLLIFVHVVTIACLAKMMLSGHSQHVIVEPMGYWTGYVPLVIVTVSLSVFPLITAMFSIFTSVGYFADNEALRRSTERIQRRKLARYHQILVFLQHKANIFFARQRNNIQDEIGRAKRVYESLSADTKRGYQDIFQAFSINGKEPRISLSNVFLMMKAFELDKRVPDCRRKINEWMAILDTDKKGELVFPQFVTLVQYLIQDDAPEMKNRALEEQRLNDLFNAIDADGDGFVTMEELLDQLQGIRPPVWTNEATELMADIAGGRYGELVRPQQLFAWVHATEEQARTLLPQGHEPHH; via the exons ATGGAGAAGGTAAACTTACTATTCCTGGAGGTGGATCAATATTTCTTCGTTGAAATTCAACATTTCAGATACGAACGCGTCGATTTTAtggagctgcagaagaaagtggagaatgGAAGCGTGTCCACGGCTCACCTCAACTTTTGGTTTTTGAGGTATAAATTCGTCAACCCCTCGAACCCGCTTTTCGCCCACCCAAACGCAGGCTTCTCATTCGGCGAGTACCTGTCTGAAAGGCTGACAGCCCTGGTTGTCCAACTTGTAGAAGTTTCGCCCTCGACGTGGATTGTCATTATGGCCCTTGCGCTGCTCGTCCGCCCAGTACTCGAGTTCGGTCCAAGAGACACTGTGAAGTTTTTCTTGGGTCTCGCTGGGGTGCTGGCTTTCTGCACCGCTCTCCTCTACCTGTACGTCTCCAGATTACTATCAAAACTCTGGCCTGGGAGCGCGGCTGTGGCGAACCATATCCAGAATGTGACCAAGCCCGGCTACCACGGCGGTCCTGGAGAAGTTCCCATTGAAGCGTTCGATCCTGTAGTGAAGAACAATGCTTTTTGCGCCCTCATCCAGGGTACAAAGGCAATTAACTGCCAAGAGAATCTGTTTCTTTTGGGGGCGAGGGGCCCGAAAGTCATGCAGACCGTCATTCAGTTGCTCATCTTCGTTCACGTTGTTACGATCGCCTGCTTGGCGAAAATGATGCTCTCGGGTCACTCTCAGCACGTTATCGTCGAGCCGATGGGTTACTGGACGGGGTATGTTCCGCTGGTCATCGTCACCGTGAGCCTCTCAGTTTTCCCGCTCATCACAGCGATGTTCTCCATTTTCACGAGCGTGGGATATTTTGCCGACAACGAGGCTCTCAGACGAAGCACTGAAAGAATTCAGCGGCGAAAGCTCGCACGCTACCACCAGATTCTGGTCTTCCTCCAGCACAAGGCCAACATCTTTTTTGCGCGTCAGCGGAACAATATCCAGGACGAGATTGGCCGGGCAAAACGGGTGTACGAATCTCTGTCGGCGGACACTAAGCGCGGCTACCAGGACATCTTTCAAGCATTTTCGATAAACGGCAAGGAACCCCGGATTTCGTTATCTAACGTGTTCCTCATGATGAAGGCATTCGAGCTCGATAAGCGAGTTCCCGATTGCAGAAGGAAGATAA ATGAATGGATGGCGATTTTGGATACTGATAAAAAGGGAGAACTGGTATTTCCCCAGTTCGTCACA CTCGTGCAATATCTCATCCAAGACGATGCCCCTGAAATGAAGAACAGAGCACTAGAAGAGCAACGACTTAAC GATTTGTTTAATGCTATCGACGCCGATGGTGACGGCTTTGTAACCATG GAAGAGCTGCTTGATCAGCTGCAGGGAATCAGGCCGCCTGTCTGGACCAACGAAGCAACAGAGCTTATGGCCGATATAGCAGGAGGTCGTTACGGTGAACTCGTGAGGCCTCAGCAGCTTTTTGCTTGGGTTCATGCTACGGAGGAGCAGGCACGAACCCTTCTTCCGCAGGGTCATGAACCTCATCATTAG
- a CDS encoding protein kinase (encoded by transcript TGME49_239420) yields MASCCPVSSSLGLSLRHAQALDPSICACSGPKPLHSPSCSPSTAASSCALSSSLPFLLTPSLASTRSCSDAENSLEAAVLAAAGACGACGHAPPRTIQVFPAGTSIETLYRLGPVLSVCQAQQAKEQRDANRESGKDGESGARGQKRPEDGARSEERTHQRAGDRRGGEGSGKQDGKAPSSTRPVLRHAFTRGTHQPKIIKSIDKQRIPASAGGDRLWRRLCMRLLNLPAHRNVLSLDAIYEEKQKFYFVSEKLEGGELFDFLLTEKTVEEHICQYIIFQILQALNHMHSNHLLHRDIKPENLMFRRRRGAAPPTDGSQPVPSAGFSPGSGEHPSESECGDSSSTGASCFASDCSFFSCADSVSAFQGNVGQHRGAPRSALTAVELEHELVLIDFDTCKMMEVTPQEYGEIEGGQRRLVGTYGYLAPEVLRGGEYSVQSDLWSVGVILYILMTGIPPLPMELLTSARASLMVFSQIQEKQGGIDYDVFPLPDFPLARDLCQKLLQINPRHRMPSAREALRHPWLRDFTLRFGDGSPTAVPPPMPSLKPCGCNGAFGEAMSLPFGFPTSAFSRGANARSRPTLVSGGLPQESPRCMQATPLSVVGLPGAWRGGNVAGASQVPGYSSGVPPYRFEGEEGWWAAKGEQRNPAPRTCGSGSCGSESCSQSRCRQAAASGFCQAAPQACSYKAPSPIALAAPGGLRPAAPVSSPPSYPSSSHSCFFPPTETPGASASSRSTYTVESVGAFASCPPPLLSPPRVQNGDSTTPTSEGAPAAEELSTLGDVEGGLFSNDRVGLTTRQNPQGAGNCLVWFGTPGEAAGPPGGSDARQEATRHAVHAEGVGASAFAPPGSGSDPRSGDGRIGAVFTQVGSSPLFGLSSSSPAQACNIPAASHAVAAAGEPCGTSSRNVSASLANFVDLFGRPLPGGDRGREHTDPVTHDRLFEAEKGDPRDAVGFAFGHADPGAAMLSHAAPTGPLSDEQMMDADGSNASSHRGVPTSETRSRSLSAERERQKDARVGAKAADADQHRGENLPVFPGKDQAVHVARSLEKAFCADSEERQDACMETPELETNVMQCGTPAPYRAVAVTGCIGQSLSTTAPAVKGSKTLPLPCPSWTPTFHIGSCGAFVTPMLEERRESCGSSTTPSTACTRSTRDLFHPRQTDSPQGAGPSVCGHCICVGNGRDGQEGRTDSALVHTKAVAEGACKGNPLHAVGTSRRETRGRGPVPSPNNFSGNLFLDSPRGRRKRVASPECFRASAGALPTVSVETVGAVTPPAFSGANSGHSACDAATFAQDFAPSRDFSAPEVAEENVPQTPLISSPSLYPSTRPFFASPQTNGVSCVSPVSTATTVSSLSQVTGLSTGAGRMASAVPSLVLPPQSSDHPQNLGSQASVPGRPKNEQRTGVSRPAGLQPLQQQHLHGYELPASFSLPAGGPHDLVIDAPLSSPPSSGRAGCTRAGKRRSLMHACSKKGTKESGGVASGRTSPVSESPSHTLQVSRSQGSDCLHAQLHGASSLSPSSCGSNTTRASGGRHNLCVATGQSSFASSFVASSPCSPAGASACNPGQINLLDSITERPNVADLCFQATCRYPGDSRFEGRVGSGTLEGLAGGLNSDDHFGNGEELFANGNGSMESSEHEVGTAFDKAQRFDLGVQMGQGNRGMVYSTVPVADAQLCLKPFNDLKAVENSFALRPPMSCTGDRGRYVQGGYLPADGVGGEIGDDHEDFIPGAGGHPAVTVVDTLQALLKAAEDVFSMGTAAGDSL; encoded by the exons ATGGCTTCTTGTTGCcccgtctcttcgtctttggGGCTATCCCTTCGTCACGCCCAGGCACTCGACCCGAGCatttgcgcatgcagcggcccGAAGCCGCTTCACTCGCCCTCGTGCTCTCCTTCGACAGCCGCGTCTTCTTGCGCTCTGtcctcttccctcccttTCCTGCTTACaccgtctctcgcctctaCGCGGAGCTGTAGCGACGCCGAGAACTCTCTCGAAGCGGCTGTGCTCGCAGCCGCTGGTGCATGCGGAGCCTGTGGACATGCGCCGCCTCGGACGATCCAGGTGTTCCCAGCAGGGACGTCCATTGAAACGCTGTACAGACTGGGCCCTGTTCTCTCGGTGTGCCAGGCCCAGCAAGCCAAGGAGCAGCGAGACGCAAATCGAGAGAGCGGGAAGGATGGGGAAAGTGGCGCCCGCGGGCAGAAGAGGCCTGAAGACGGCGCACGCAGTGAGGAGAGGACACACCAAAGAGCAGGCGACAGGCGAGGCGGGGAGGGGAGTGGTAAACAGGATGGAAAGGCGCCGAGTTCCACCAGGCCTGTTCTGCGCCACGCGTTCACTCGGGGAACCCACCAACCGAAAATCATTAAATCCATCGACAAACAAAGAATTCCTGCCAGCGCCGGCGGAGATAG GCTTTGGCGACgcttgtgcatgcgtttgttgAATCTTCCCGCTCACCGGAATGTTTTGTCTCTGGACGCGATCtacgaggagaaacagaagttCTACTTTGTTAGCGAGAAGCTCGAGGGCGGAGAGCTGTTTGATTTTCTGTTGACAGAGAAAACTGTGGAGGAGCACATATGCCAGTACATCATCTTCCAGATTTTGCAGGCTCTCAATCACATGCACTCGAACCACCTTCTTCACAG AGACATCAAACCGGAAAACTTGATGTTTCGTCGTCGTCGCGGAGCTGCGCCGCCTACGGATGGCTCGCAACCTGTCCCATCTGCGGGGTTTTCCCCGGGTTCGGGAGAGCACCCGTCGGAGAGTGAGTGTGGGGACAGCAGCTCGACAGGGGCTTCTTGCTTCGCGAGCGattgctccttcttctcttgtgcAGACTCCGTTTCGGCGTTCCAAGGAAACGTAGGGCAACACAGAGGTGCCCCCCGCTCCGCGCTTACCGCCGTCGAGCTCGAACACGAGCTTGTTCTAATCGATTTTGACACCTGCAAGATGATGGAAGTGACGCCTCAAGAGTACGGAGAGATTGAAGGAGGGCAGAGACGCCTTGTGGGAACTTACGGCTACCTGGCCCCTGAGGTCTTGCGAGGAGGCGAGTACTCAGTCCAGTCGGACCTGTGGAGTGTCGGCGTCATCCTCTACATTCTAATGACG GGAATTCCGCCTCTCCCTATGGAGTTGCTTACTTCCGCGCGGGCGTCACTCATGGTTTTCTCCCAGATTCAGGAGAAACAGGGGGGAATCGACTACGATGTCTTCCCATTGCCTGACTTTCCTCTTGCTCGGGATCTTTGCCAAAAGCTCCTGCAAATCAATCCGAGACACCGGATGCCCTCTGCGCGCGAGGCCCTTCGCCACCCCTG GCTGCGCGATTTCACCCTTCGCTTCGGAGACGGCAGCCCGACTGCGGTGCCGCCCCCCATGCCTTCCCTCAAGCCATGTGGATGCAATGGCGCCTTCGGAGAAGCCATGTCGCTCCCCTTTGGTTTCCCCACGAGTGCTTTCAGTCGAGGCGCGAATGCGCGGTCGCGGCCGACTTTGGTCTCTGGCGGACTTCCTCAAGAATCTCCTCGCTGTATGCAGGCGACTCCCCTCTCAGTCGTCGGACTTCCTGGCGCATGGCGAGGCGGGAACGTCGCAGGAGCTTCTCAGGTCCCAGGGTATTCTTCGGGTGTGCCGCCTTACCGgttcgagggagaagaggggtGGTGGGCCGCCAAGGGCGAGCAGCGAAATCCGGCGCCTCGCACTTGTGGGTCAGGATCCTGTGGGAGCGAATCATGCAGTCAAAGTCGGTGTCGGCAGGCGGCTGCTTCCGGCTTCTGCCAGGCTGCGCCGCAGGCGTGCTCGTACAAAGCTCCGTCTCCAATCGCCTTGGCCGCTCCTGGAGGCCTCCGACCCGCGGCCCctgtgtcttcgcctccgtcgtATCCGTCGTCGTCCCACTcgtgtttctttcctcccacGGAGACGCCAGGCGCGAGCGCGTCCTCGCGGTCGACCTACACCGTAGAGTCTGTCGGGGCGTTCGCGTCTTGTCCGCCCCCGCTGCTGTCCCCTCCAAGGGTGCAGAACGGGGactcgacgacgccgacgagCGAGGGCGCGCCGGCGGCGGAGGAGCTTTCCACATTGGGCGATGTTGAAGGCGGCCTCTTCTCAAACGATCGTGTCGGACTCACGACCCGACAAAACCCACAGGGGGCAGGAAACTGCCTCGTTTGGTTTGGCACTCCCGGGGAAGCTGCAGGGCCTCCTGGGGGGTCCGACGCGAGGCAAGAGGCGACGAGACACGCCGTGCATGCGGAGGGCGTTGGTGCATCCGCGTTTGCTCCTCCGGGGTCAGGAAGTGATCCGCGTTCCGGCGACGGCCGCATCGGCGCTGTTTTCACGCAAGTGggttcgtcgcctctcttcggactgtcgtcttcctcgcctgctcAAGCTTGCAACATTCCTGCGgcctcgcatgcagtcgccgCGGCGGGCGAGCCGTGTGGGACTTCTTCCCGGAacgtctctgcctccctcGCGAACTTTGTGGACCTCTTTGGGAGGCCCTTGCCTGGGGgggacagaggcagagagcacACCGACCCCGTGACACACGACAGGCTcttcgaggcagagaaaggagacccGAGAGACGCCGTAGGCTTCGCATTCGGCCACGCAGACCCAGGAGCCGCCATGCTCAGCCATGCGGCACCCACGGGGCCCCTCTCCGACGAGCAGATGATGGATGCGGATGGCAGTAACGCCAGCTCGCATCGCGGTGTGCCCACCAGCGAGACTCGCAGCAGGTCTTTGtccgccgagagagagaggcagaaggatGCCAGGGTGGGGGCGAAagccgcagacgcagaccAACACCGAGGCGAGAACTTGCCTGTGTTCCCTGGAAAAGATCAAGCGGTCCACGTCGCGAGAAGCTTGGAGAAGGCGTTCTGTGCAGAttcagaagagagacaagacgccTGCATGGAGACCCCGGAGTTGGAGACAAATGTGATGCAGTGTGGAACACCAGCGCCGTACAGAGCCGTCGCGGTGACCGGCTGTATTGGACAG AGTTTGTCGACGACGGCGCCTGCGGTCAAAGGTTCGAAAACTCTTCCGCTTCCGTGTCCTTCGTGGACTCCGACTTTCCACATCGGGAGTTGCGGGGCGTTTGTAACGCCGATGTTGGAGGAACGCCGGGAATCGTGCGGAAGTTCGACGACTCCctcaactgcatgcacgcggtCAACGCGAGACCTCTTTCATCCCCGCCAGACAGACAGTCCTCAGGGGGCTGGTCCCAGTGTCTGTGGTCACTGCATATGCGTGGGGAACGGCCGAGATGGTCAGGAGGGCCGGACGGATTCAGCGCTCGTGCACACCAAGGCGGTTGCTgaaggcgcatgcaaggGCAATCCCCTGCATGCTGTTGGGACCTcccggagagaaacgaggggcCGAGGACCGGTCCCGTCGCCAAACAACTTTTCTGGAAATCTTTTTCTCGACAGTCCGCGAGGTCGACGGAAGCGCGTGGCATCTCCAGAGTGTTTCAGGGCGTCTGCAGGTGCTTTACCGACCGTCTCCGTCGAGACTGTGGGTGCGGTGACACCTCCGGCGTTTTCGGGGGCGAACTCGGGTCacagtgcatgcgacgcTGCTACGTTTGCGCAGGATTTCGCGCCGAGCCGCGACTTCAGTGCACCGGAAGTCGCCGAGGAAAATGTGCCTCAGACGCCTCTCatctcgtctccgtctctctaCCCAAGCACGCGGCCGTTCTTCGCAAGTCCGCAGACAAACGGAGTCTCCTGcgtgtctcccgtctccacTGCAACGActgtttcctccctctcgcaGGTGACAGGGTTGAGCACGGGCGCGGGGCGCATGGCCTCGGCGGTCCCGTCGCTTGTGCTCCCGCCGCAGTCGAGTGACCACCCGCAGAATCTTGGCTCGCAGGCGAGCGTTCCAGGAAGACCCAAGAACGAGCAAAGAACTGGAGTGAGTCGACCCGCTGGTCTCCAACCTCTCCAGCAGCAGCATCTCCATGGCTACGAGCTGCCggcctccttctcgctgcctGCAGGGGGCCCCCATGACCTTGTGATTGACGCGCCCCTATCGTCTCCGCCGAGTTCGGGGCGAGCGGGGTGCACGCGTGCTGGGAAGCGGCGGTCTCTAATGCATGCGTGTTCAAAAAaaggaacgaaggagagcggAGGGGTGGCTTCTGGACGCACTTCACCTGTTTCAGAGTCCCCGAGTCACACGTTGCAGGTTTCACGAAGCCAAGGCTCCGActgcttgcatgcgcagctccACGGTGcctcctcgctttcgccGTCATCCTGCGGCAGCAACACCACGAGGGCTTCCGGGGGTCGTCACAACTTGTGTGTGGCAACTGGACAGTCGTCGTTtgcgtcttccttcgtcgcgtcttcgccttgtTCGCCCGCGGGagccagtgcatgcaacccTGGACAAATCAATCTGCTCGATAGCATCACGGAGCGTCCGAACGTGGCGGACCTCTGTTTCCAGGCGACGTGCAGGTACCCCGGAGACAGTCGGTTCGAGGGCCGCGTGGGCTCTGGAACCTTGGAGGGTCTCGCCGGAGGTCTGAACAGTGACGACCATTttggaaacggagaggaactCTTTGCCAATGGCAACGGCTCCATGGAATCTTCAGAACATGAGGTAGGGACCGCGTTCGACAAGGCCCAGAGGTTCGACCTCGGAGTGCAAATGGGTCAAGGAAATCGAGGAATGGTGTACTCGACCGTACCAGTGGCTGATGCGCAGCTCTGTTTGAAGCCGTTCAACGATCTCAAGGCAGTGGAAAACTCTTTCGCGTTGCGCCCGCCCATGAGCTGTACAGGCGATCGCGGACGCTATGTCCAGGGCGGATACCTTCCGGCCGACGGAGTGGGTGGCGAGATCGGGGACGATCATGAAGACTTCATCCCGGGCGCCGGTGGGCATCCTGCTGTCACCGTGGTCGACACGCTCCAAGCTCTTTTGAAAGCAGCTGAAGACGTCTTTTCAATGGGCACAGCGGCTGGGGATTCGCTGTGA